One window from the genome of Methylomarinovum caldicuralii encodes:
- a CDS encoding chemotaxis protein CheW, translating to MAEAAKKLKDELIQWVTFRLGEETYGINVMQVQEVLRVSEIAPVPGAPDYVIGIINLRGNVVTVIDTRARFGLPSKEPDDLSRIVIIESNNQVIGILVDSVAEVVELRGDEIEVAPNMGNEESARYIQGVSSRKGELLILVDLNKLLTEEEMAEVGGL from the coding sequence ATGGCGGAAGCAGCGAAAAAACTGAAAGATGAACTGATTCAATGGGTGACCTTCCGGCTCGGGGAGGAAACCTACGGCATCAACGTGATGCAGGTGCAGGAGGTGCTCCGGGTCAGCGAGATCGCGCCTGTTCCCGGCGCGCCGGACTACGTCATCGGCATCATCAACCTGCGCGGCAACGTGGTCACCGTCATCGACACCCGGGCGCGCTTTGGCCTGCCGTCGAAGGAACCGGACGACCTGTCCCGGATCGTCATCATTGAATCCAACAATCAGGTGATCGGCATTCTGGTGGACAGCGTCGCCGAGGTGGTCGAGCTGCGCGGCGACGAGATCGAGGTGGCCCCCAACATGGGCAACGAGGAGAGTGCCCGCTACATCCAGGGGGTGAGCAGCCGCAAGGGCGAGTTGCTGATTCTGGTGGACCTCAACAAGCTGTTGACCGAGGAGGAAATGGCCGAAGTCGGAGGGCTGTGA
- a CDS encoding CHAD domain-containing protein gives MTLETALRDYLAQQLRVVEAEEAGIVQDTDPEPLHRFRVALRRSRAVLGEMQAEVVPKLAGLRRQMAAVMRRTNARRDADVFLALLPTWRGQVLDFLADGIEGLERPLRRQREEAHRQVLALLGSEEYRKLKNDWHAWLTAPPGAWLAAEQTEPPAEILQRHIARRRKKVKKRLRTLARDAAPEAVHRLRIAVKKLRYLLEFAAASGEIAGAKQAIARLKELQDWLGAHHDAAVQSAWLGRILTEAPRLSRHTAAVIGWLLAERQRCQARALRKLSRLSGRWGD, from the coding sequence ATGACACTGGAAACCGCGCTCCGGGATTATCTGGCCCAACAGCTTCGGGTGGTGGAGGCGGAGGAAGCCGGGATCGTTCAGGACACCGATCCGGAGCCGCTGCACCGTTTCCGGGTCGCCCTGCGCCGCAGCCGCGCCGTGCTGGGGGAGATGCAGGCGGAGGTGGTGCCGAAACTGGCCGGCCTGCGCCGGCAGATGGCCGCCGTCATGCGCCGGACCAACGCCCGCCGCGATGCCGACGTCTTCCTGGCGCTGCTGCCGACGTGGCGCGGGCAGGTGCTGGATTTTCTCGCCGACGGCATCGAGGGGCTGGAACGGCCGCTGAGGCGGCAGCGCGAGGAAGCCCACCGGCAGGTGCTCGCGCTGCTCGGAAGCGAGGAATACAGGAAGCTGAAGAACGACTGGCACGCCTGGCTGACGGCCCCGCCGGGGGCGTGGCTGGCGGCGGAGCAGACCGAACCGCCGGCGGAGATTCTGCAGCGCCACATTGCAAGGCGGCGTAAGAAGGTCAAAAAGCGGCTGCGGACGCTGGCGCGCGATGCGGCGCCGGAAGCGGTGCACCGCCTGCGGATTGCGGTGAAGAAGCTGCGTTACCTGCTGGAGTTCGCCGCCGCCAGCGGGGAAATCGCAGGTGCGAAGCAGGCCATCGCCCGTCTCAAGGAATTGCAGGACTGGCTCGGCGCCCATCACGATGCAGCGGTCCAGTCTGCCTGGCTGGGGCGGATATTGACCGAAGCGCCGCGCCTGTCCCGCCACACCGCAGCCGTCATCGGTTGGCTGCTGGCAGAGCGCCAGCGGTGTCAGGCGCGGGCGCTGCGCAAACTGTCCAGGCTGTCCGGGCGTTGGGGCGACTAG
- a CDS encoding DUF2802 domain-containing protein, translating into MFGLSPPFVLLIAVLLAVVLVEAILVAWLWRRHWRLEQSLREWEARQRRQHQDIAGLCAAGLQVDARLARLERMLAETREWLQAAGPAEGTGGAVAYQTAIERIREGAGVEELVSECGFTREEANLLIRLHRDETGAGFS; encoded by the coding sequence ATGTTCGGGTTGTCGCCGCCGTTTGTCCTGTTGATCGCCGTTTTGCTGGCGGTCGTCCTTGTCGAGGCGATCCTTGTGGCCTGGTTGTGGCGGCGGCACTGGCGGCTGGAGCAGTCTCTGCGCGAGTGGGAGGCAAGGCAGCGCCGGCAGCATCAGGATATCGCCGGGCTGTGTGCCGCAGGTCTGCAGGTCGATGCCCGTCTGGCCCGTTTGGAACGGATGCTGGCGGAAACCCGCGAATGGCTGCAGGCCGCCGGTCCGGCGGAGGGAACCGGCGGGGCGGTCGCCTATCAGACCGCGATTGAGCGGATCCGGGAAGGGGCCGGCGTTGAGGAACTGGTGAGCGAGTGCGGTTTCACCCGCGAGGAGGCCAACCTGCTGATCCGCCTGCACCGCGACGAAACCGGCGCCGGTTTCTCCTGA
- a CDS encoding EscU/YscU/HrcU family type III secretion system export apparatus switch protein, which translates to MSRKPDTTTVNPPDLAVALKYDGTSAPRIVAKGHGETAGRIIATGEDHQVPVHHDPQLAKVLSRVPLGEEIPRELYVAVAEVIAFAYWLSGKSGPEAD; encoded by the coding sequence ATGAGCCGCAAACCCGACACCACGACCGTCAATCCGCCGGACTTGGCCGTGGCCCTCAAATACGACGGCACCTCGGCTCCCCGCATCGTCGCCAAAGGCCACGGGGAAACCGCCGGGCGCATCATCGCCACCGGGGAAGACCACCAGGTGCCAGTGCACCACGATCCACAGCTGGCCAAGGTCTTATCGCGGGTGCCGCTAGGCGAGGAGATTCCAAGGGAGCTGTACGTGGCCGTCGCCGAGGTGATCGCCTTCGCTTACTGGCTCAGCGGCAAGTCAGGCCCGGAGGCGGACTGA
- the lysS gene encoding lysine--tRNA ligase: protein MNTKTNTEQDLIAQRRAKLAALREAGFSYPTDFRRDSVAAELHARYDDKPAEFFEQTPLRVRVAGRMMTRRIMGKASFCHIQDYSGRIQLFVTRDNLPDGLYQEFKKWDVGDILGAEGVLFKTKTGELSVKVDEIRLLAKCLRPLPEKYHGLTDREARYRQRYLDLIMNEVSRRTFIIRSQMVQRIRQFLIDRDFLEVETPMMQVIPGGAAARPFITYHNALDMQLYLRIAPELYLKRLVVGGFERVFEINRNFRNEGLSTQHNPEFTMLEFYQAYAEYPELMDLTETLLRELAESVLGSATVTYQGREYDFGRPFQRYTLFESLLKFNPGLAAEDVDNLESARRVAERLEIPVLPTWGLGKVQTEIFEKSVEPKLLDPTFITEYPVEVSPLARRNDQNPEVTDRFELFIAGREIANGFTELNDPEDQAERFRKQVEAKDAGDEEAMHFDEDYIIALEHGMPPTAGEGIGIDRLVMLLTDSPSIRDVLLFPHLRPRRDKADNAGPSE from the coding sequence ATGAACACGAAAACCAATACCGAACAAGACCTCATCGCCCAGCGCAGGGCCAAGCTCGCGGCCCTGCGCGAGGCCGGCTTCTCCTATCCCACCGATTTCCGCCGCGACAGCGTCGCCGCCGAGCTCCACGCCCGCTATGACGACAAACCGGCCGAGTTCTTCGAGCAAACCCCGCTGCGGGTGCGGGTCGCCGGGCGGATGATGACCCGGCGGATCATGGGCAAGGCCAGCTTCTGCCACATCCAGGACTATTCCGGGCGCATCCAGCTGTTCGTCACCCGCGACAATTTGCCCGACGGCCTGTATCAGGAATTCAAGAAATGGGATGTGGGCGACATCCTCGGCGCCGAGGGCGTGCTGTTCAAGACCAAGACCGGCGAGCTGTCGGTGAAGGTGGACGAAATCCGCCTGCTGGCCAAGTGCCTGCGCCCCCTGCCGGAGAAATATCACGGCCTCACCGACCGCGAGGCCCGCTACCGCCAGCGCTACCTCGACCTGATCATGAACGAGGTCAGCCGCCGCACCTTCATCATCCGCTCCCAGATGGTGCAGCGCATCCGCCAGTTCCTCATCGACCGCGACTTCCTCGAAGTCGAAACCCCGATGATGCAGGTGATCCCCGGCGGCGCCGCCGCCCGCCCCTTCATCACCTACCACAACGCCCTCGACATGCAGCTGTACCTGCGCATCGCCCCGGAGCTGTATCTTAAACGCCTGGTGGTGGGCGGCTTCGAGCGGGTCTTCGAAATCAACCGCAACTTCCGCAACGAGGGCCTCTCGACCCAGCACAATCCGGAATTCACCATGCTGGAGTTCTACCAGGCCTACGCCGAATACCCGGAGCTGATGGACCTGACCGAAACCCTGCTGCGGGAGCTGGCCGAATCGGTCCTCGGCAGCGCGACCGTCACCTACCAGGGACGCGAGTACGACTTCGGCCGGCCGTTCCAGCGCTACACCCTGTTCGAGTCGCTGCTGAAGTTCAACCCGGGGCTGGCGGCCGAGGACGTGGACAACCTGGAAAGCGCCCGCCGGGTGGCGGAAAGGCTGGAGATTCCGGTGCTGCCTACCTGGGGGCTGGGAAAGGTGCAGACCGAGATCTTCGAAAAGAGCGTCGAACCCAAGCTGCTCGACCCCACCTTCATCACCGAATATCCGGTGGAAGTCTCCCCCCTGGCGCGGCGCAACGACCAAAACCCGGAGGTCACCGACCGCTTCGAGCTCTTCATCGCCGGGCGCGAGATCGCCAACGGCTTCACCGAGCTCAACGACCCTGAGGACCAGGCCGAACGCTTCCGCAAACAGGTGGAAGCCAAGGATGCCGGCGACGAGGAGGCGATGCACTTCGACGAGGACTACATCATCGCCCTGGAACACGGCATGCCGCCAACCGCCGGCGAAGGCATCGGCATCGACCGGCTGGTAATGCTGCTGACCGATTCGCCGTCGATCCGCGACGTGCTGCTGTTCCCCCATCTGCGGCCGCGGCGGGACAAGGCGGACAATGCCGGCCCATCGGAGTGA
- a CDS encoding HDOD domain-containing protein: MPAPSQTETDTPEALEHAGPFFRECCRALKENKLSLPTIPDISLKIRRAINDPKASNTKIAKVVQMDPVITARLIQIANSPLYRGRRRIESCPQALTRLGLKAAQHIITTLALKAVFQAKSHRIRKRMNALWRHSSYVAAICAVLAHKTPGFDPDRAMLIGLIHDIGAVPVLTFADAHMDLLSDPAELEHTIARLRGPVGAAIMRRWDFPEDFAVIARKAEDWFHDAGPEPDYLDIVLVSQLHSFIGSPEIRQVPRIDTVPAYRKLLAGRLDADTSMNVLETAREEIWQIQKMLAF, translated from the coding sequence ATGCCCGCGCCCTCCCAGACCGAGACTGATACTCCCGAAGCGCTGGAACACGCCGGTCCCTTCTTCCGGGAGTGCTGCCGGGCCCTGAAGGAAAACAAGCTCTCCCTCCCCACCATTCCCGACATTTCCCTCAAGATTCGCCGCGCCATCAACGATCCCAAGGCCAGCAACACCAAAATCGCCAAGGTGGTGCAGATGGACCCGGTCATCACCGCCCGCCTGATCCAGATCGCCAACAGCCCCCTGTACCGGGGGCGACGCCGCATCGAAAGCTGCCCCCAGGCCCTCACCCGCCTGGGCCTCAAGGCGGCACAGCACATCATCACCACCCTGGCGCTCAAGGCGGTGTTCCAGGCCAAGTCCCACCGGATCCGGAAACGCATGAACGCCCTCTGGCGGCACAGCAGCTACGTGGCCGCCATCTGCGCCGTGCTGGCCCACAAGACCCCCGGCTTCGATCCGGACCGGGCCATGCTCATCGGTCTGATCCACGACATCGGCGCGGTGCCGGTACTGACCTTCGCCGATGCCCACATGGACCTGCTCAGCGATCCTGCGGAACTGGAGCACACCATCGCCAGACTGCGGGGGCCGGTGGGGGCGGCCATCATGCGGCGCTGGGACTTCCCCGAGGACTTCGCCGTCATCGCCCGCAAAGCCGAGGACTGGTTCCACGACGCAGGCCCGGAACCGGACTATCTCGACATCGTCCTGGTGTCGCAGCTGCACAGTTTCATCGGTTCCCCGGAGATCCGCCAGGTTCCCCGGATCGACACCGTGCCCGCCTACCGCAAACTGCTCGCCGGACGGCTGGACGCCGACACCAGCATGAACGTGCTGGAAACCGCGCGGGAGGAAATCTGGCAGATTCAGAAGATGCTGGCCTTCTGA
- the sufU gene encoding Fe-S cluster assembly sulfur transfer protein SufU has protein sequence MLDDLRDLYQEVVFDHNRNPRNFRPMEDADRIIEGHNPLCGDRITLYLKLDGDRIADVSFQGQGCAISTASASLMTEIVKGKTLAEAEKLFDVFHKIVTGQDDDLKREELGKLAVLAGVRQYPSRIKCATLPWHSLEAAIKGEQEAVSTE, from the coding sequence ATGCTCGACGATCTCAGAGATCTGTACCAGGAGGTGGTCTTCGACCACAATCGCAATCCCCGCAATTTCCGCCCCATGGAGGACGCCGACCGGATCATCGAGGGCCACAACCCCCTCTGCGGCGACCGCATCACCCTGTACCTGAAGCTCGACGGCGACCGTATCGCCGACGTCAGCTTCCAGGGCCAGGGCTGCGCCATCTCCACCGCCTCGGCCTCGCTGATGACCGAAATCGTCAAAGGCAAGACCCTGGCGGAGGCGGAAAAACTGTTCGATGTTTTCCACAAGATCGTCACCGGTCAGGACGATGACCTGAAGCGGGAGGAACTGGGCAAGCTGGCGGTGCTGGCCGGAGTGCGCCAGTATCCGTCCCGGATCAAGTGCGCCACCCTGCCCTGGCATTCGCTGGAGGCGGCGATCAAGGGCGAACAGGAGGCGGTGAGCACCGAATAG
- a CDS encoding ParA family protein, whose translation MRVWAVSNQKGGVGKTTTVANLAGLLARGGERVLVIDLDPHSSLSVYFGFDPEQVESGVYDLFRAAMQRQPLAPKSRIQPTPVENIDILPAAMALATIERQAGAVEGLGLVIRRALGEIAPDYERVLIDSPPMLGVLMVNALAACERLLIPVIADFLSLGGLERMLRTLAMIDRSRRQPLPYLIVPTLYDRRPRISADTLRVLEDRYGEHLWPSVIPQDTKVREASRAHLPLCHYHPRSRAALAYETLLDYLLEQEDQPTLQAASA comes from the coding sequence ATGCGGGTTTGGGCGGTATCCAATCAGAAGGGAGGCGTCGGCAAGACCACCACCGTCGCCAATCTGGCCGGCCTGCTGGCCCGGGGCGGCGAGCGGGTGCTGGTGATCGACCTCGACCCCCACAGCTCCTTGAGCGTCTACTTCGGTTTCGATCCCGAGCAGGTGGAAAGCGGGGTTTACGACCTGTTCCGCGCAGCCATGCAGCGCCAGCCCCTTGCGCCCAAAAGCCGTATCCAGCCGACTCCGGTGGAGAATATCGACATCCTGCCCGCCGCTATGGCGCTGGCGACCATCGAACGCCAGGCCGGCGCGGTGGAGGGGCTGGGGCTGGTGATCCGGCGCGCCCTGGGCGAAATCGCGCCGGATTACGAGCGGGTGTTGATCGACAGTCCGCCGATGCTCGGGGTATTGATGGTCAACGCCCTGGCGGCCTGCGAGCGCCTGTTAATTCCGGTCATCGCCGATTTTCTCTCCCTGGGCGGGCTGGAGCGGATGCTGCGAACCCTGGCGATGATCGACCGCTCGCGCCGCCAGCCGTTGCCCTATCTGATCGTGCCCACCCTCTACGACCGCCGGCCGCGGATTTCCGCCGACACCCTCAGGGTGCTGGAGGATCGTTACGGCGAGCACCTCTGGCCCAGCGTCATCCCCCAGGACACCAAGGTGCGTGAAGCCAGCCGGGCCCATCTGCCGTTGTGTCACTACCATCCCAGATCCCGGGCGGCACTCGCCTATGAAACCCTGCTGGATTACCTGCTCGAGCAGGAAGACCAGCCAACCCTTCAGGCGGCATCGGCATGA
- the prfB gene encoding peptide chain release factor 2 (programmed frameshift) — protein sequence MEALELNQLSRKIEDLQSRVEALRGYLDYDNKKERLEEILRELEDPAVWNDPDRAQALGKERAHLEETVQTLDNLSQGLADAAELLEMAQEEGDEDTIASIAADLENFEKTVADLEFRRMFAGEMDASNAFLDIQAGSGGTEAQDWADMLLRMYLRWAENKGFKTEIIELSPGEVAGIKSATIKVEGPYAYGWLRTETGVHRLVRKSPFDAGNRRHTSFAAVFVSPEVEDDIDIDINPADLRIDVYRASGAGGQHVNRTESAVRITHLPTGIVVQCQNDRSQHKNKATAMKQLKAKLYELEMQKRRAEQQQLEASKSDIGWGNQIRSYVLDQSRIKDLRTGVEVGNTQAVLDGDLDPFIEASLKQGL from the exons ATGGAAGCATTGGAACTCAATCAGTTGAGCCGCAAGATCGAAGACCTCCAGAGCCGCGTCGAGGCTCTGAGGGGGTATCTT GACTACGATAACAAGAAAGAGCGCTTAGAAGAAATCCTGCGCGAACTGGAAGATCCGGCGGTCTGGAACGACCCGGACCGGGCCCAGGCGCTGGGCAAGGAACGAGCCCATCTGGAGGAGACCGTCCAGACCCTGGACAACCTCTCCCAGGGCCTGGCCGATGCCGCCGAGCTGCTGGAGATGGCCCAGGAGGAAGGCGACGAGGACACCATCGCCAGCATTGCCGCCGATCTGGAAAACTTCGAGAAGACGGTGGCCGATCTGGAATTCCGCCGCATGTTCGCCGGCGAGATGGACGCCAGCAACGCCTTCCTCGACATCCAGGCCGGCTCCGGCGGTACCGAGGCCCAGGACTGGGCCGACATGCTGCTGCGCATGTACCTGCGCTGGGCCGAGAATAAGGGCTTCAAGACCGAGATCATCGAGCTGTCGCCCGGGGAAGTGGCAGGCATCAAAAGCGCCACCATCAAGGTGGAGGGCCCCTACGCCTACGGCTGGCTGCGGACCGAAACCGGCGTCCACCGGCTGGTGCGCAAGTCCCCCTTCGATGCCGGCAACCGCCGCCATACCTCGTTCGCGGCGGTGTTCGTCTCCCCCGAGGTGGAGGACGACATCGACATCGACATCAATCCGGCGGACCTGCGCATCGACGTCTATCGCGCCTCCGGCGCCGGCGGCCAGCACGTCAACCGGACCGAGTCGGCGGTGCGCATCACCCATCTGCCCACCGGCATCGTGGTCCAGTGCCAGAACGACCGCTCCCAGCACAAAAACAAGGCCACGGCGATGAAACAGCTCAAGGCCAAGCTCTACGAGCTGGAGATGCAGAAGCGCCGCGCCGAACAGCAGCAGCTGGAGGCGTCCAAGTCCGACATCGGCTGGGGCAATCAGATCCGCTCCTACGTCCTCGACCAGTCGCGGATCAAGGATCTGCGCACCGGCGTCGAGGTGGGCAACACCCAGGCGGTGCTCGACGGCGATCTCGATCCCTTCATCGAGGCCAGCCTGAAACAGGGACTGTAA
- a CDS encoding non-heme iron oxygenase ferredoxin subunit yields MSDWIEVCKVEDLKPGQHVVVEVDGTEVAVFNLDGGFYAIEDVCTHDGAEIASGEVEGDVIVCPRHGARFCIKTGEVLSPPAYEDLHVFPVRVKDGMVQVRDDR; encoded by the coding sequence ATGTCCGACTGGATCGAAGTCTGTAAGGTCGAGGATCTGAAGCCGGGCCAGCACGTGGTCGTCGAGGTCGACGGCACCGAGGTGGCGGTGTTCAATCTCGACGGCGGATTCTACGCCATCGAGGACGTCTGCACCCACGATGGGGCGGAAATCGCCAGCGGCGAGGTGGAAGGCGACGTGATCGTCTGTCCCCGCCACGGCGCCCGCTTCTGCATCAAGACCGGCGAGGTCCTCAGCCCTCCGGCCTACGAGGATTTGCACGTGTTCCCGGTGCGGGTGAAGGACGGGATGGTTCAGGTGCGCGACGACCGCTAG
- a CDS encoding flagellar hook-length control protein FliK — MEIRRALQALIPVLGRSSAPSQPVPPLQVLQPGQRIQARVLAQTGPNQVMLEMLGSRVIADTQVSLPAGGQVRLEVVQGGPQPQLRVLQPASSGDAPAQLLRNVLPQQQPLTQSLPALLQLAGDPRIPEPVRRQLEQLRQALPRQTELVSPDRLRQAVRRSGLFADIPAEASAASRPPDLKHQLRQLADALRERPALPLHPSPEHASSPSDTLPSREAHSRTLETLLDSLSRKVTAALARITVDQLASLPQPDRPETVWHLEIPYHDDQSLEVLTLVIKREQERNGADAEASRPLWSVDLELQPASLGTIRARIVLSGRQISSYFWGERPDTRRLFAQHLEQLERRLSLAGLTPARLQVTERPLPPPTPEPAAAGPLLNEEA, encoded by the coding sequence ATGGAAATCCGCCGGGCCCTGCAAGCGCTGATTCCGGTGCTCGGGCGCAGCAGCGCCCCTTCCCAACCGGTTCCCCCGTTGCAGGTATTGCAGCCGGGACAGCGCATCCAGGCCCGGGTGCTGGCCCAGACCGGTCCCAACCAGGTGATGCTGGAAATGCTCGGCAGCCGGGTGATCGCCGACACGCAGGTTTCCCTGCCCGCCGGGGGACAGGTCCGGCTGGAGGTCGTCCAGGGCGGCCCGCAACCCCAGCTGCGGGTGCTGCAACCGGCTTCCAGTGGCGACGCCCCCGCCCAACTGCTCCGCAATGTCCTGCCGCAGCAACAGCCGCTGACCCAGAGCCTGCCGGCCCTGCTGCAACTGGCCGGCGACCCCCGAATACCCGAACCGGTACGCCGTCAGCTCGAACAATTGCGGCAGGCACTGCCACGGCAGACCGAGCTGGTTTCCCCCGACCGTCTGCGCCAGGCCGTCCGCCGCAGCGGGCTGTTTGCCGATATCCCGGCGGAGGCGTCCGCCGCCTCCCGGCCGCCGGATCTCAAACACCAGCTCCGGCAATTGGCGGACGCCCTTCGCGAGCGCCCAGCCCTGCCGCTGCATCCGTCTCCAGAGCACGCATCCTCCCCATCCGATACACTCCCGTCAAGGGAGGCCCACTCCCGGACGCTGGAAACCCTGCTCGATTCCCTGAGCCGGAAAGTCACCGCGGCGCTGGCCCGGATCACCGTCGACCAGCTGGCCTCACTGCCGCAACCGGACCGCCCCGAAACCGTCTGGCATCTAGAGATCCCCTATCACGATGACCAAAGCCTGGAGGTGCTGACCCTGGTCATCAAAAGGGAACAGGAAAGAAACGGCGCTGATGCGGAAGCTTCCCGGCCGCTGTGGTCGGTGGACCTGGAACTGCAGCCGGCATCCCTGGGCACGATCCGGGCCCGCATCGTCCTGAGCGGGCGGCAGATCAGCAGTTACTTCTGGGGGGAGCGGCCGGACACCCGGCGCCTGTTCGCGCAGCATCTGGAACAACTGGAACGACGCCTGTCCCTGGCGGGGCTGACGCCGGCCCGCTTGCAGGTGACGGAACGGCCGCTGCCGCCCCCGACCCCGGAACCGGCCGCCGCAGGACCCTTGCTGAACGAGGAAGCATGA
- a CDS encoding SufS family cysteine desulfurase has protein sequence MSAYPIDRIRADFPILAQQVRGKPLVYLDNAASAQKPNAVIDTLADFYRRDFANIHRSVHTLGERATARYEAARETVRQFLNAEAVEEIVFVRGTTEAINLVAQSWGHSNLKEGDEILITAMEHHSNIVPWQLVCQQTGAVLKVAPIDTHGELLLEAFERLLTARTKLVAVTHMSNALGTINPVERLIDMAHAHGAKVLVDGAQAVPHLAVDVQALGCDFYAFSGHKVYGPTGIGALYGRRGLLEAMPPWQGGGEMIRTVTFEKTEYADPPYKFEAGTPAIAEAVGLAAAIEYVQGIGLEAIAAHEHDLIQYATERAAEVPGLRLIGTARHKGAILSFVVDRVHPHDLGTFLDHYGIAVRAGHHCAMPVMDFFRVPATARASFGMYNTREEVDLLIYALKEIIKVFS, from the coding sequence ATGAGCGCTTACCCCATCGATCGCATCCGTGCCGATTTCCCCATCCTGGCGCAGCAGGTGCGCGGCAAGCCGCTGGTGTACCTGGACAACGCCGCCAGCGCCCAGAAGCCCAATGCCGTCATCGACACCCTGGCGGACTTCTACCGCCGCGACTTTGCCAACATCCACCGCAGCGTCCACACCCTGGGCGAGCGCGCCACCGCCAGGTACGAGGCCGCCCGCGAGACTGTGCGCCAGTTCCTGAATGCCGAGGCGGTGGAGGAAATCGTCTTCGTCCGCGGCACCACCGAAGCCATCAATCTGGTGGCCCAGAGCTGGGGGCACTCCAACCTCAAGGAAGGCGACGAAATCCTCATCACCGCCATGGAGCACCACTCCAACATCGTTCCCTGGCAGCTGGTATGCCAGCAGACCGGGGCGGTGCTGAAGGTGGCCCCCATCGACACCCATGGCGAACTGCTGCTGGAAGCATTCGAACGGCTGCTGACGGCCCGCACCAAGCTGGTGGCGGTGACCCATATGTCCAACGCTCTCGGCACCATCAATCCGGTCGAACGGCTGATCGACATGGCCCACGCCCACGGGGCCAAAGTGCTGGTGGACGGCGCCCAGGCGGTCCCTCACCTGGCGGTGGACGTGCAGGCGCTCGGCTGCGACTTCTACGCCTTCTCCGGCCACAAGGTTTACGGCCCCACCGGCATCGGCGCCCTCTACGGCCGGCGCGGGCTGCTCGAGGCGATGCCGCCGTGGCAGGGGGGCGGGGAAATGATCCGCACCGTCACCTTCGAGAAGACCGAATACGCCGATCCGCCCTACAAATTCGAAGCCGGCACCCCGGCCATCGCCGAGGCGGTCGGGCTGGCGGCGGCCATCGAGTACGTGCAGGGAATCGGCCTGGAGGCCATCGCCGCCCACGAGCACGACCTCATTCAATACGCCACCGAGCGCGCCGCTGAAGTGCCGGGTCTGCGCCTGATCGGCACCGCCCGGCACAAGGGGGCGATTCTGTCGTTCGTGGTAGACCGGGTCCATCCCCACGACTTGGGCACCTTCCTCGATCATTACGGCATCGCGGTCCGGGCTGGCCACCATTGTGCCATGCCGGTGATGGACTTCTTCCGGGTGCCCGCCACCGCCCGCGCCTCCTTCGGGATGTACAACACCCGCGAGGAGGTGGATCTGCTCATCTATGCACTCAAGGAAATCATCAAGGTGTTCAGCTGA